One window from the genome of Bradyrhizobium xenonodulans encodes:
- a CDS encoding LLM class flavin-dependent oxidoreductase, with protein MAQRQLKLGAFMRPISIHTGAWRYPGAWPDANFNFSHIKTLIRKLEAGKFDAFFMADHLAVLNMPVNALKRSHTVTSFEPFTLLSALSAVTERIGLIATGSTTFDEPYHVARRFASLDHLSGGRAGWNIVTTSNPDAALNFGLDDHMEHAERYKRAREFYDVVTGLWDSFADDAFVRDVESGLFFDPSKMHTLDHNGKYLKVRGPLNIARPVQGWPVIVQAGASEDGRQLAAETAEAVFTGGGSLADAQKLYADIKGRMEKVGRDPEHLKILPGAFVVVGDSVDEAKEKRALLDSRVHYDSAIASLSVILGTDASGFDPDGPLPDIPETNASKSGRQRMVDLAAREKLNVRQLAQRVGGYGGLSFVGTAKTIADQMEEWLVGRGSDGFNIMFPFLPAGLDDFVDKVVPELQRRGIFRKEYEGATLRENLGLPRPKNRFFAG; from the coding sequence ATGGCACAACGGCAACTCAAGCTTGGCGCATTCATGCGCCCGATCAGCATTCACACCGGCGCCTGGCGCTATCCCGGGGCCTGGCCGGACGCCAATTTCAACTTCAGTCACATCAAGACGCTGATCCGAAAGCTCGAGGCCGGCAAGTTCGACGCCTTCTTCATGGCCGATCACCTCGCCGTCTTGAACATGCCGGTCAATGCGCTCAAGCGCAGCCACACGGTGACGTCGTTCGAGCCGTTCACGCTGCTGTCGGCGCTCTCGGCCGTCACCGAACGGATCGGCCTGATCGCGACCGGTTCGACCACTTTCGACGAGCCCTATCACGTCGCGCGCCGCTTCGCCTCGCTCGACCATCTCAGCGGCGGACGGGCGGGGTGGAACATCGTCACCACCTCGAATCCGGACGCGGCGCTGAACTTCGGCCTCGACGATCACATGGAGCACGCCGAGCGCTACAAGCGCGCCCGCGAGTTCTACGACGTCGTCACGGGCTTGTGGGATTCCTTCGCCGACGACGCCTTCGTGCGCGACGTCGAGAGCGGGCTGTTCTTCGATCCTTCGAAAATGCACACGCTCGACCACAACGGCAAATATCTGAAGGTGCGCGGGCCCCTCAACATCGCCCGCCCGGTGCAGGGCTGGCCGGTAATCGTGCAGGCCGGCGCCTCCGAGGACGGCAGGCAGCTCGCGGCCGAGACCGCCGAGGCCGTGTTCACCGGCGGCGGCAGCCTCGCCGACGCGCAAAAGCTCTACGCCGACATCAAGGGCCGCATGGAGAAGGTCGGCCGCGACCCCGAGCACCTCAAGATCCTTCCCGGTGCTTTCGTCGTGGTTGGCGACAGCGTCGACGAGGCCAAGGAGAAGCGCGCTTTGCTCGACAGCCGCGTGCATTACGACAGCGCCATTGCGTCGCTCTCGGTCATCCTCGGCACCGATGCCTCCGGCTTCGATCCCGACGGGCCCCTGCCCGACATCCCCGAGACCAACGCCAGCAAGAGCGGCCGCCAGCGCATGGTCGATCTCGCCGCGCGCGAAAAACTCAACGTGCGCCAGCTCGCCCAGCGCGTCGGCGGCTATGGCGGGCTGTCCTTCGTCGGGACGGCGAAAACCATCGCCGACCAGATGGAGGAATGGCTGGTCGGACGCGGCTCCGACGGCTTCAACATCATGTTCCCGTTCCTGCCCGCTGGCCTGGACGATTTCGTCGACAAGGTCGTCCCGGAGCTGCAGCGGCGCGGGATTTTCCGCAAAGAGTATGAAGGGGCCACTTTGAGGGAGAATCTCGGCCTGCCGCGGCCGAAAAACCGGTTCTTTGCGGGATAA
- the rpmG gene encoding 50S ribosomal protein L33, with protein MAKAVTIKVKLVSSADTGFYYVAKKNSRTMTDKLVKKKYDPVARKHVEFREAKIK; from the coding sequence ATGGCCAAAGCGGTCACCATCAAGGTTAAGCTCGTGTCCTCGGCCGACACCGGCTTCTACTACGTCGCCAAGAAGAATTCGCGCACCATGACCGACAAGCTGGTCAAGAAGAAGTACGATCCGGTCGCGCGCAAGCACGTCGAATTCCGCGAAGCCAAGATCAAGTAA
- a CDS encoding acyltransferase family protein produces the protein MKSHLPLLDPLRFAAALGVAIFHQMFWSWAWASIGVPGFERTVAADVLFPSAAPFTWFGWVGVEIFFVISGFVIANSASTTSPGEFLLGRALRLYPAVWVCATATFLVLLLFGSGPASELILPYIHAMLMVPKGVTGQWLDEVYWTLAAETAFYGLVFCAMLTKKITLRHLAFGLTIYSAMFNAIALLVASCTTPSDLPYLVILMFRVPCAAFLLSHGCFFALGIWLFISANRQLTALEQAAIAVTCLSGAAEIYFFASFFLTSIPAIADQSALVPVMVWAAAVLLIARAANRNRRSAGTAAAEAPAYLRTLGLITYPLYLTHNVVGSAIIRALVEAGLDATSAVWLALGMLVLACWFICAKIEPAVRVALMQALAHFGKLPARRPLSRRPALARGLRLPRPVAVKLTVAAS, from the coding sequence GTGAAGAGCCATTTGCCGCTGCTGGATCCGCTGCGCTTCGCCGCCGCTCTCGGAGTCGCCATTTTTCACCAGATGTTCTGGTCATGGGCCTGGGCTTCGATTGGCGTCCCGGGTTTCGAGCGCACCGTCGCCGCCGATGTTCTCTTCCCGTCCGCCGCGCCCTTCACATGGTTCGGCTGGGTCGGCGTCGAGATCTTCTTTGTCATCTCCGGTTTCGTCATCGCGAATTCCGCGAGCACGACCTCGCCGGGCGAGTTTCTTCTCGGCCGCGCACTCCGACTTTATCCGGCGGTCTGGGTTTGCGCCACCGCGACCTTCCTCGTTCTGCTGCTCTTCGGGAGTGGACCGGCGTCCGAATTGATCCTGCCCTACATCCACGCCATGCTGATGGTTCCCAAGGGAGTCACAGGTCAGTGGCTCGACGAGGTCTATTGGACGCTGGCCGCCGAGACGGCGTTTTATGGTCTCGTATTCTGCGCGATGCTCACGAAGAAGATCACGCTCCGGCACCTGGCCTTCGGTCTCACCATCTACAGCGCAATGTTCAACGCTATCGCGCTGCTGGTCGCATCCTGCACGACGCCATCCGACCTGCCCTATCTCGTCATTCTGATGTTTCGGGTGCCGTGCGCAGCGTTCCTGTTGAGCCATGGCTGCTTCTTCGCGCTGGGGATCTGGCTGTTCATTTCTGCAAACAGACAATTGACCGCGCTCGAGCAGGCCGCAATTGCCGTCACGTGTCTGTCGGGTGCCGCTGAAATCTATTTCTTCGCCTCTTTCTTTTTGACGTCGATACCCGCCATCGCGGATCAATCAGCCCTTGTGCCGGTCATGGTCTGGGCCGCCGCGGTGCTGCTCATTGCCCGTGCCGCGAACAGGAACAGACGCTCTGCGGGCACCGCCGCTGCCGAAGCTCCGGCTTATTTGCGAACGCTCGGATTGATCACCTATCCGCTCTACCTCACTCACAACGTCGTCGGCTCCGCGATCATTCGTGCCCTGGTCGAGGCGGGCCTCGATGCCACCTCGGCCGTATGGCTCGCGCTTGGCATGCTGGTCCTGGCCTGCTGGTTCATCTGCGCGAAGATCGAGCCCGCCGTCAGGGTCGCGCTGATGCAAGCCCTCGCGCATTTCGGCAAGCTGCCGGCGAGACGGCCGCTGTCGCGCCGCCCTGCGCTGGCGCGGGGGCTGCGCCTTCCGCGGCCGGTCGCTGTCAAGCTGACCGTCGCGGCGTCTTAG
- a CDS encoding amidohydrolase/deacetylase family metallohydrolase, with product MSALSRRDFLALSTSAAAVGLAAPVRAAMGPNDKYDLVIRGGEVLDPSQSLRARRDIGIRWGIIETVQETIPPERALKSIDASGKLVMPGLIDLHCHVYPYGSAIGIPADELVQFQATTTVVSAGDAGVNNLAALRRFIVAQTRARMYAFVHIANNGLSAFPAAELYNIDVAQTEACAMALAENADFLLGVKVRMSENVIYKHGLEPLKRGIQACEMCGWPAKMMVHIGGVESKELMSQILDLLRPGDVLTHAYSGAPNMSNVFTNIVQEGKLLPAALAAKQRGVMFDVGHGGGSFDFTVAEVAIPGGCTPDTISSDIHVFSGNSPGIPFLPNVMSKFMTLGFTLEQVVAMATTAPAKIIDRAPKIGTLQVGAPGDVAIMELVEGPVSFVDTRNNKRDGKAYLKPIQTVINGVPFGRPYQAPFAVR from the coding sequence ATGTCCGCGTTGTCACGCCGCGATTTCCTGGCACTTTCGACATCCGCTGCAGCCGTCGGCCTCGCCGCGCCGGTGCGGGCTGCGATGGGGCCGAACGATAAATACGATCTGGTGATCCGCGGCGGCGAGGTGCTCGACCCCAGCCAGTCGCTGCGCGCCCGACGCGATATCGGCATCCGCTGGGGCATCATCGAAACGGTGCAAGAGACGATTCCCCCCGAGCGCGCGCTGAAAAGCATCGACGCGTCAGGCAAGCTCGTGATGCCCGGACTGATCGATCTGCATTGTCACGTCTACCCTTACGGCTCGGCCATCGGTATTCCCGCCGACGAGCTCGTCCAATTCCAGGCCACGACCACCGTCGTCTCGGCAGGCGATGCCGGGGTCAACAATCTGGCGGCGCTGCGCCGGTTCATCGTGGCCCAGACGCGGGCGCGGATGTACGCCTTCGTCCATATCGCCAATAACGGCCTGTCGGCGTTCCCGGCCGCCGAACTGTACAATATCGACGTCGCACAGACCGAAGCCTGCGCGATGGCGCTTGCCGAGAACGCCGATTTCCTGCTCGGCGTCAAAGTGCGGATGTCGGAGAACGTGATCTATAAGCATGGACTCGAGCCGCTGAAGCGCGGCATCCAGGCTTGCGAGATGTGCGGCTGGCCGGCCAAAATGATGGTGCATATCGGCGGCGTCGAATCCAAGGAGCTGATGTCGCAGATTCTCGACTTGCTCCGTCCGGGAGACGTGCTGACGCATGCCTATTCAGGCGCCCCGAACATGTCCAACGTCTTCACCAATATCGTCCAGGAAGGCAAGCTGCTGCCTGCGGCGCTGGCGGCCAAGCAACGTGGCGTCATGTTCGACGTCGGTCACGGCGGCGGCAGCTTCGATTTCACCGTGGCGGAGGTGGCGATCCCCGGCGGCTGCACGCCGGACACGATCTCGTCCGACATCCACGTCTTCTCCGGCAATTCGCCAGGCATTCCGTTCCTGCCCAACGTGATGAGCAAGTTCATGACGCTGGGCTTCACGCTGGAGCAGGTGGTCGCGATGGCCACCACAGCGCCGGCGAAAATCATCGATCGCGCGCCCAAGATCGGCACGCTGCAAGTCGGTGCGCCCGGCGACGTCGCCATCATGGAGCTGGTGGAGGGGCCGGTCAGCTTCGTCGACACCCGCAACAACAAGAGGGACGGGAAGGCCTATCTCAAGCCGATCCAGACCGTCATCAACGGCGTGCCTTTTGGTCGGCCCTATCAGGCGCCGTTCGCTGTCAGATAG